In Manis pentadactyla isolate mManPen7 chromosome 3, mManPen7.hap1, whole genome shotgun sequence, a single window of DNA contains:
- the LOC130683132 gene encoding olfactory receptor 1L4-like has product METKNHSSRTSGFILLGISPNPQLQKPLFATFLAMYLVTIVGNVLIILATHSDSRLHTPMYFFLSNLSFMDTCFTTVIVPKMLVNLLSETKSISYVDCLAQMYFFMAFGNTDSYLLASMAIDRLVAICNPFRYDMVMSPRRCLLMLLGSCSISHLHSLLRVLLMSRLSFCASHVIKHFFCDTQPVLKLSCSDTSSSQTVVMTETLAVIVTPFLCIVFSYLRIIFTVLRIPSIAGKWKAFSTCGSHLTIVALFYGSVIYVYFRPLSMYSGVKDWVAALIYTLVTPMLNPFIYSLRNKDMKRALRKLRDRIHLERTQ; this is encoded by the coding sequence ATGGAGACAAAGAACCACAGCAGCAGAACCTCGGGCTTTATCCTCCTGGGCATCTCTCCCAACCCTCAGCTGCAGAAACCCCTCTTTGCCACCTTCCTCGCCATGTACCTCGTCACCATAGTGGGGAATgtgctcatcatcctggccacGCACTCTGACTCCAGActccacacacccatgtacttttttCTCAGCAACCTATCCTTCATGGATACCTGCTTCACAACAGTCATTGTGCCAAAGATGCTGGTGAATTTACTATCAGAGACAAAATCCATCTCCTATGTGGACTGCCTGGCCCAGATGTACTTCTTCATGGCCTTCGGGAACACTGACAGTTACCTACTAGCCTCGATGGCCATAGACCGGCTGGTAGCCATCTGCAACCCCTTCCGTTATGACATGGTGATGAGTCCAAGGCGTTGCCTCCTCATGCTTCTGGGTTCATGTTCCATCTCCCACTTGCACTCCCTGCTCCGTGTGCTACTCATGTCCCGCCTGTCTTTCTGTGCCTCCCATGTTATTAAGCACTTTTTTTGTGATACCCAGCCTGTGCTAAAGCTCTCCTGCTCTGACACATCTTCCAGCCAGACTGTGGTCATGACTGAGACGCTGGCTGTCATCGTGACCCCCTTCCTATGCATCGTCTTCTCCTACCTGCGAATTATTTTCACTGTGCTCAGAATTCCCTCTATAGCTGGGAAGTGGAAGGCCTTCTCTACCTGTGGCTCTCACCTCACCATAGTGGCCTTGTTCTACGGGAGTGTCATCTATGTCTATTTTAGGCCCCTGTCCATGTACTCAGGGGTGAAGGACTGGGTAgccgcactcatatacacattagTGACACCCATGTTGAACCCTTTCATTTACAGCCTGAGGAACAAAGATATGAAGAGGGCTTTGAGGAAATTAAGGGACAGAATTCACTTAGAAAGAACACAATAG